One region of Rattus norvegicus strain BN/NHsdMcwi chromosome 13, GRCr8, whole genome shotgun sequence genomic DNA includes:
- the Inava gene encoding innate immunity activator protein isoform X1 has product MPQGTDVLGSLTFGMLQMPKLNEIPPGRGGPGEPWGEGRWAGPTGPEAARRAQGARGQARGARARWDRSWENSRLPTHPGPGWDRRSPSFLAAPSSQKLIMESKDEVSDSDSGIILQSGPDSPVSPMKELTNAVRKQQRALEARLEACLEELRRLCLREAELTGTLPAEYPLKPGEKAPKVRRRIGAAYKLDEWALHREDPLSSLERQLALQLQITEAARRLCAEENLSRQARRQRKHAALQEEKKLRDLQRCLGDRRRNSEPPPSTVPSLGRELSASDDSSLSDGLLLEEEDSQAPKPPPESPAPPSRPLPPQSLEGLQPTGPESGGLERAPIQNSPWKETSLDHPYEKPRKSSELSSESSSPATTPQDQPSPSNLWVLDAASYQVVPIRNVPGQRQGRTSAPATPEMQGRRGQSQSLRVDSFRAGAEGRGRSAFPRRRPTHYTVTVPDSCFTPSKPPLPHPACHSCSEDSGSDVSSISHPTSPGSSSPDISFLRPLCPPETPRHRGAWGPACGRELVTHYPKLLLPAGYFPTGRYVMVAEGHLPPGEWELCRAAVGAAYDEEGAPLRYQRLVPSHSRIVRTPSLKDCPAGRALSKAAVSEELKWWHERARLRSSRPHSLDRQGAFRVRSLPPGRESFGRASVPRTQVPPVCVLRRSPDGAPVQVFVPENGEIISQV; this is encoded by the exons ATGCCCCAGGGGACAGATGTCTTGGGATCTTTAACATTTGGGATGCTGCAAATGCCGAAGTTAAATGAAATACCTCCGGGGAGGGGAGGACCGGGGGAGCCttggggagagggaagatgggCGGGACCAACAGGTCCTGAAGCTGCGCGACGGGCTCAGGGGGCGCGGGGGCAGGCGCGGGGCGCCAGAGCTCGGTGGGACAG AAGCTGGGAAAACTCCAGACTACCTACACATCCTGGCCCAGGCTGGGACCGGCGCAGCCCCTCCTTCCTCGCTGCCCCCTCCTCCCAGAAACTCATCATGGAGAGTAAGGATGAAGTCAGTGACTCTGACAGCGGCATCATCCTGCAGTCTG GCCCAGACAGCCCTGTCTCTCCAATGAAAGAGCTGACCAACGCCGTGCGCAAGCAGCAAAGGGCTCTGGAAGCAAGGCTGGAGGCCTGCTTGGAGGAGCTGCGCAGACTCTGCCTGAGGGAGGCG GAGCTGACCGGTACTTTGCCGGCAGAGTATCCTCTTAAGCCAGGCGAGAAAGCCCCCAAGGTCCGGCGCAGGATCGGAGCAGCATACAAACTGGACGAGTGGGCCCTGCACAGAGAG GATCCCCTGAGCAGCCTGGAGCGCCAGTTGGCTCTGCAGCTTCAGATCACCGAGGCGGCTCGCAGGCTCTGCGCAGAGGAGAACCTTAgcaggcaggcacgcaggcaGCGGAAGCACGCTGCGCTGCAGGAGGAGAAGAAGCTGCGGGACCTTCAGCGCTGCCTGGGTGATCGGCGGCGGAACAGTGAGCCCcctccttccactgtgccctCCCTGGGCAGAG AGCTCAGTGCCTCTGATGACAGCTCCCTGTCAGACGGGCTACTCCTGGAGGAAG AAGACTCCCAAGCGCCAAAACCTCCCCCAGAGTCACCGGCACCACCTTCACGGCCTCTCCCACCCCAGAGCCTTGAGGGCCTGCAGCCAACAGGACCTGAATCTGGCGGCCTGGAACGAGCCCCCATCCAAAACAGTCCCTGGAAGGAGACCAGCTTGGACCACCCCTATGAGAAGCCACGGAAGTCTTCCGAGCTCAGTAGCGAGTCCAG CAGCCCAGCTACCACTCCTCAGGACCAGCCCAGCCCCTCCAACCTGTGGGTGCTGGATGCTGCCTCCTACCAGGTGGTCCCCATCCGAAATGTTCCTGGCCAGCGTCAGGGCCGCACCAGTGCCCCAGCCACCCCTGAGATGCAGGGCAGGAGGGGCCAGTCCCAGTCTCTGAG GGTGGACTCCTTCCGAGCAGGTGCGGAGGGCCGAGGTCGCAGTGCCTTTCCCCGCCGCCGCCCCACTCATTACACAGTGACGGTGCCAGACTCCTGCTTCACACCCAGCAAGCCCCCACTGCCGCACCCTGCCTGCCATTCCTGTTCTGAAGACAGCGGCTCTGATGTCTCCAGCATCTCCCATCCCACCTCACCCGGCAGCAGCAGTCCAGACATCTCCTTTCTGAGGCCCCTCTGTCCCCCTGAGACTCCTCGCCACCGTGGAGCCTGGGGCCCAGCCTGTGGCAGAGAGCTGGTCACTCATTACCCTAAACTTCTGCTGCCCGCTGGGTACTTCCCAACCGGGCGCTATGTGATGGTGGCTGAGGGCCACCTGCCGCCGGGCGAGTGGGAGCTGTGTCGTGCAGCTGTGGGTGCCGCCTATGACGAGGAAGGTGCACCCCTACGTTACCAGCGGCTGGTGCCCTCCCATAGCCGCATTGTGCGCACACCCTCACTAAAGGACTGTCCTGCGGGCCGGGCACTCAGCAAGGCAGCTGTGTCAGAGGAGCTCAAGTGGTGGCATGAGCGTGCACGTCTCCGGAGCAGCCGCCCCCACTCGCTCGACCGCCAAGGGGCTTTCCGTGTTAGGAGTCTGcctcctgggagggagagcttcgGGCGGGCCTCCGTACCCCGGACACAG GTGCCCCCAGTGTGTGTACTTCGGAGGTCGCCAGACGGGGCCCCCGTGCAAGTCTTTGTGCCTGAGAATGGAGAGATCATCAGCCAAGTGTAA
- the Inava gene encoding innate immunity activator protein isoform X2 yields the protein MESKDEVSDSDSGIILQSGPDSPVSPMKELTNAVRKQQRALEARLEACLEELRRLCLREAELTGTLPAEYPLKPGEKAPKVRRRIGAAYKLDEWALHREDPLSSLERQLALQLQITEAARRLCAEENLSRQARRQRKHAALQEEKKLRDLQRCLGDRRRNSEPPPSTVPSLGRELSASDDSSLSDGLLLEEEDSQAPKPPPESPAPPSRPLPPQSLEGLQPTGPESGGLERAPIQNSPWKETSLDHPYEKPRKSSELSSESSSPATTPQDQPSPSNLWVLDAASYQVVPIRNVPGQRQGRTSAPATPEMQGRRGQSQSLRVDSFRAGAEGRGRSAFPRRRPTHYTVTVPDSCFTPSKPPLPHPACHSCSEDSGSDVSSISHPTSPGSSSPDISFLRPLCPPETPRHRGAWGPACGRELVTHYPKLLLPAGYFPTGRYVMVAEGHLPPGEWELCRAAVGAAYDEEGAPLRYQRLVPSHSRIVRTPSLKDCPAGRALSKAAVSEELKWWHERARLRSSRPHSLDRQGAFRVRSLPPGRESFGRASVPRTQVPPVCVLRRSPDGAPVQVFVPENGEIISQV from the exons ATGGAGAGTAAGGATGAAGTCAGTGACTCTGACAGCGGCATCATCCTGCAGTCTG GCCCAGACAGCCCTGTCTCTCCAATGAAAGAGCTGACCAACGCCGTGCGCAAGCAGCAAAGGGCTCTGGAAGCAAGGCTGGAGGCCTGCTTGGAGGAGCTGCGCAGACTCTGCCTGAGGGAGGCG GAGCTGACCGGTACTTTGCCGGCAGAGTATCCTCTTAAGCCAGGCGAGAAAGCCCCCAAGGTCCGGCGCAGGATCGGAGCAGCATACAAACTGGACGAGTGGGCCCTGCACAGAGAG GATCCCCTGAGCAGCCTGGAGCGCCAGTTGGCTCTGCAGCTTCAGATCACCGAGGCGGCTCGCAGGCTCTGCGCAGAGGAGAACCTTAgcaggcaggcacgcaggcaGCGGAAGCACGCTGCGCTGCAGGAGGAGAAGAAGCTGCGGGACCTTCAGCGCTGCCTGGGTGATCGGCGGCGGAACAGTGAGCCCcctccttccactgtgccctCCCTGGGCAGAG AGCTCAGTGCCTCTGATGACAGCTCCCTGTCAGACGGGCTACTCCTGGAGGAAG AAGACTCCCAAGCGCCAAAACCTCCCCCAGAGTCACCGGCACCACCTTCACGGCCTCTCCCACCCCAGAGCCTTGAGGGCCTGCAGCCAACAGGACCTGAATCTGGCGGCCTGGAACGAGCCCCCATCCAAAACAGTCCCTGGAAGGAGACCAGCTTGGACCACCCCTATGAGAAGCCACGGAAGTCTTCCGAGCTCAGTAGCGAGTCCAG CAGCCCAGCTACCACTCCTCAGGACCAGCCCAGCCCCTCCAACCTGTGGGTGCTGGATGCTGCCTCCTACCAGGTGGTCCCCATCCGAAATGTTCCTGGCCAGCGTCAGGGCCGCACCAGTGCCCCAGCCACCCCTGAGATGCAGGGCAGGAGGGGCCAGTCCCAGTCTCTGAG GGTGGACTCCTTCCGAGCAGGTGCGGAGGGCCGAGGTCGCAGTGCCTTTCCCCGCCGCCGCCCCACTCATTACACAGTGACGGTGCCAGACTCCTGCTTCACACCCAGCAAGCCCCCACTGCCGCACCCTGCCTGCCATTCCTGTTCTGAAGACAGCGGCTCTGATGTCTCCAGCATCTCCCATCCCACCTCACCCGGCAGCAGCAGTCCAGACATCTCCTTTCTGAGGCCCCTCTGTCCCCCTGAGACTCCTCGCCACCGTGGAGCCTGGGGCCCAGCCTGTGGCAGAGAGCTGGTCACTCATTACCCTAAACTTCTGCTGCCCGCTGGGTACTTCCCAACCGGGCGCTATGTGATGGTGGCTGAGGGCCACCTGCCGCCGGGCGAGTGGGAGCTGTGTCGTGCAGCTGTGGGTGCCGCCTATGACGAGGAAGGTGCACCCCTACGTTACCAGCGGCTGGTGCCCTCCCATAGCCGCATTGTGCGCACACCCTCACTAAAGGACTGTCCTGCGGGCCGGGCACTCAGCAAGGCAGCTGTGTCAGAGGAGCTCAAGTGGTGGCATGAGCGTGCACGTCTCCGGAGCAGCCGCCCCCACTCGCTCGACCGCCAAGGGGCTTTCCGTGTTAGGAGTCTGcctcctgggagggagagcttcgGGCGGGCCTCCGTACCCCGGACACAG GTGCCCCCAGTGTGTGTACTTCGGAGGTCGCCAGACGGGGCCCCCGTGCAAGTCTTTGTGCCTGAGAATGGAGAGATCATCAGCCAAGTGTAA
- the Inava gene encoding innate immunity activator protein, which translates to MPQGTDVLGSLTFGMLQMPKLNEIPPGRGGPGEPWGEGRWAGPTGPEAARRAQGARGQARGARARWDSWENSRLPTHPGPGWDRRSPSFLAAPSSQKLIMESKDEVSDSDSGIILQSGPDSPVSPMKELTNAVRKQQRALEARLEACLEELRRLCLREAELTGTLPAEYPLKPGEKAPKVRRRIGAAYKLDEWALHREDPLSSLERQLALQLQITEAARRLCAEENLSRQARRQRKHAALQEEKKLRDLQRCLGDRRRNSEPPPSTVPSLGRELSASDDSSLSDGLLLEEEDSQAPKPPPESPAPPSRPLPPQSLEGLQPTGPESGGLERAPIQNSPWKETSLDHPYEKPRKSSELSSESSSPATTPQDQPSPSNLWVLDAASYQVVPIRNVPGQRQGRTSAPATPEMQGRRGQSQSLRVDSFRAGAEGRGRSAFPRRRPTHYTVTVPDSCFTPSKPPLPHPACHSCSEDSGSDVSSISHPTSPGSSSPDISFLRPLCPPETPRHRGAWGPACGRELVTHYPKLLLPAGYFPTGRYVMVAEGHLPPGEWELCRAAVGAAYDEEGAPLRYQRLVPSHSRIVRTPSLKDCPAGRALSKAAVSEELKWWHERARLRSSRPHSLDRQGAFRVRSLPPGRESFGRASVPRTQVPPVCVLRRSPDGAPVQVFVPENGEIISQV; encoded by the exons ATGCCCCAGGGGACAGATGTCTTGGGATCTTTAACATTTGGGATGCTGCAAATGCCGAAGTTAAATGAAATACCTCCGGGGAGGGGAGGACCGGGGGAGCCttggggagagggaagatgggCGGGACCAACAGGTCCTGAAGCTGCGCGACGGGCTCAGGGGGCGCGGGGGCAGGCGCGGGGCGCCAGAGCTCGGTGGGACAG CTGGGAAAACTCCAGACTACCTACACATCCTGGCCCAGGCTGGGACCGGCGCAGCCCCTCCTTCCTCGCTGCCCCCTCCTCCCAGAAACTCATCATGGAGAGTAAGGATGAAGTCAGTGACTCTGACAGCGGCATCATCCTGCAGTCTG GCCCAGACAGCCCTGTCTCTCCAATGAAAGAGCTGACCAACGCCGTGCGCAAGCAGCAAAGGGCTCTGGAAGCAAGGCTGGAGGCCTGCTTGGAGGAGCTGCGCAGACTCTGCCTGAGGGAGGCG GAGCTGACCGGTACTTTGCCGGCAGAGTATCCTCTTAAGCCAGGCGAGAAAGCCCCCAAGGTCCGGCGCAGGATCGGAGCAGCATACAAACTGGACGAGTGGGCCCTGCACAGAGAG GATCCCCTGAGCAGCCTGGAGCGCCAGTTGGCTCTGCAGCTTCAGATCACCGAGGCGGCTCGCAGGCTCTGCGCAGAGGAGAACCTTAgcaggcaggcacgcaggcaGCGGAAGCACGCTGCGCTGCAGGAGGAGAAGAAGCTGCGGGACCTTCAGCGCTGCCTGGGTGATCGGCGGCGGAACAGTGAGCCCcctccttccactgtgccctCCCTGGGCAGAG AGCTCAGTGCCTCTGATGACAGCTCCCTGTCAGACGGGCTACTCCTGGAGGAAG AAGACTCCCAAGCGCCAAAACCTCCCCCAGAGTCACCGGCACCACCTTCACGGCCTCTCCCACCCCAGAGCCTTGAGGGCCTGCAGCCAACAGGACCTGAATCTGGCGGCCTGGAACGAGCCCCCATCCAAAACAGTCCCTGGAAGGAGACCAGCTTGGACCACCCCTATGAGAAGCCACGGAAGTCTTCCGAGCTCAGTAGCGAGTCCAG CAGCCCAGCTACCACTCCTCAGGACCAGCCCAGCCCCTCCAACCTGTGGGTGCTGGATGCTGCCTCCTACCAGGTGGTCCCCATCCGAAATGTTCCTGGCCAGCGTCAGGGCCGCACCAGTGCCCCAGCCACCCCTGAGATGCAGGGCAGGAGGGGCCAGTCCCAGTCTCTGAG GGTGGACTCCTTCCGAGCAGGTGCGGAGGGCCGAGGTCGCAGTGCCTTTCCCCGCCGCCGCCCCACTCATTACACAGTGACGGTGCCAGACTCCTGCTTCACACCCAGCAAGCCCCCACTGCCGCACCCTGCCTGCCATTCCTGTTCTGAAGACAGCGGCTCTGATGTCTCCAGCATCTCCCATCCCACCTCACCCGGCAGCAGCAGTCCAGACATCTCCTTTCTGAGGCCCCTCTGTCCCCCTGAGACTCCTCGCCACCGTGGAGCCTGGGGCCCAGCCTGTGGCAGAGAGCTGGTCACTCATTACCCTAAACTTCTGCTGCCCGCTGGGTACTTCCCAACCGGGCGCTATGTGATGGTGGCTGAGGGCCACCTGCCGCCGGGCGAGTGGGAGCTGTGTCGTGCAGCTGTGGGTGCCGCCTATGACGAGGAAGGTGCACCCCTACGTTACCAGCGGCTGGTGCCCTCCCATAGCCGCATTGTGCGCACACCCTCACTAAAGGACTGTCCTGCGGGCCGGGCACTCAGCAAGGCAGCTGTGTCAGAGGAGCTCAAGTGGTGGCATGAGCGTGCACGTCTCCGGAGCAGCCGCCCCCACTCGCTCGACCGCCAAGGGGCTTTCCGTGTTAGGAGTCTGcctcctgggagggagagcttcgGGCGGGCCTCCGTACCCCGGACACAG GTGCCCCCAGTGTGTGTACTTCGGAGGTCGCCAGACGGGGCCCCCGTGCAAGTCTTTGTGCCTGAGAATGGAGAGATCATCAGCCAAGTGTAA